In the genome of Parus major isolate Abel chromosome 2, Parus_major1.1, whole genome shotgun sequence, one region contains:
- the CTNNB1 gene encoding catenin beta-1 isoform X2, protein MATQADLMELDMAMEPDRKAAVSHWQQQSYLDSGIHSGATTTAPSLSGKGNPEEEDVDTTQVLYEWEQGFSQSFTQEQVADIDGQYAMTRAQRVRAAMFPETLDEGMQIPSTQFDAAHPTNVQRLAEPSQMLKHAVVNLINYQDDAELATRAIPELTKLLNDEDQVVVNKAAVMVHQLSKKEASRHAIMRSPQMVSAIVRTMQNTNDVETARCTAGTLHNLSHHREGLLAIFKSGGIPALVKMLGSPVDSVLFYAITTLHNLLLHQEGAKMAVRLAGGLQKMVALLNKTNVKFLAITTDCLQILAYGNQESKLIILASGGPQALVNIMRTYTYEKLLWTTSRVLKVLSVCSSNKPAIVEAGGMQALGLHLTDPSQRLVQNCLWTLRNLSDAATKQEGMEGLLGTLVQLLGSDDINVVTCAAGILSNLTCNNYKNKMMVCQVGGIEALVRTVLRAGDREDITEPAICALRHLTSRHQEAEMAQNAVRLHYGLPVVVKLLHPPSHWPLIKATVGLIRNLALCPANHAPLREQGAIPRLVQLLVRAHQDTQRRTSMGGTQQQFVEGVRMEEIVEGCTGALHILARDVHNRIVIRGLNTIPLFVQLLYSPIENIQRVAAGVLCELAQDKEAAEAIEAEGATAPLTELLHSRNEGVATYAAAVLFRMSEDKPQDYKKRLSVELTSSLFRTEPMAWNETADLGLDIGAQGEPLGYRPDAVSSE, encoded by the exons ATGGCAACTCAAG CTGACTTGATGGAGCTGGATATGGCAATGGAGccagacagaaaagcagcagtcagTCATTGGCAGCAGCAATCATATCTGGACTCTGGTATCCATTCTGGTGCCACAACAACTGCTCCCTCCTTGAGTGGCAAGGGAAATCCTGAAGAAGAAGATGTGGACACAACACAAGTGCTGTATGAGTGGGAGCAGGGATTCTCTCAGTCCTTCACCCAGGAGCAAGTTGCAG ATATTGATGGCCAGTATGCAATGACTAGAGCTCAGAGGGTGCGTGCAGCTATGTTCCCTGAAACGCTGGATGAAGGAATGCAAATCCCATCCACACAGTTTGATGCAGCTCATCCAACTAATGTGCAACGCCTGGCTGAGCCATCCCAGATGTTAAAACATGCTGTTGTTAATTTGATAAACTACCAAGATGATGCTGAACTTGCAACTCGTGCAATCCCAGAACTGACCAAACTGCTGAATGATGAGGACCAG GTGGTGGTGAACAAGGCTGCAGTTATGGTTCATCAGCTGTCCAAAAAGGAAGCATCTCGCCACGCCATTATGAGATCTCCTCAGATGGTGTCTGCCATCGTACGTACCATGCAAAACACAAACGACGTGGAGACAGCCCGGTGTACTGCAGGGACACTACACAACCTCTCACATCACCGTGAAGGCTTGTTGGCCATCTTCAAATCAGGAGGCATTCCTGCTTTGGTTAAAATGCTGGG GTCCCCAGTGGACTCTGTGCTGTTCTATGCCATAACAACTCTTCACAATCTCCTGTTACATCAGGAAGGAGCCAAGATGGCTGTCCGTCTCGCTGGTGGGCTGCAGAAAATGGTGGCCTTGCTCAACAAGACAAATGTCAAATTCTTGGCCATCACAACAGACTGCCTTCAGATTTTAGCATATGGCAATCAAGAAAGTAAG CTGATTATTCTGGCAAGTGGCGGGCCCCAGGCTTTAGTAAACATAATGAGGACCTATACTTATGAGAAACTATTGTGGACCACAAGTAGGGTGCTGAAGGTGTTGTCAGTCTGCTCCAGCAACAAACCTGCTATTGTTGAGGCTG GTGGGATGCAAGCTTTGGGGCTCCACCTCACAGATCCAAGCCAGCGTCTTGTCCAGAACTGTCTCTGGACTCTGAGAAATCTGTCAGATGCTGCAACAAAGCAG gaggGCATGGAAGGCCTTCTAGGAACTCTAGTTCAGCTTTTAGGATCAGATGATATTAATGTTGTGACTTGTGCTGCTGGCATCCTTTCTAACCTTACCTGCAACAATTACAAGAACAAGATGATGGTATGCCAGGTTGGTGGCATCGAGGCTCTTGTGCGCACAGTTCTCCGGGCTGGAGACAGGGAAGACATCACAGAACCTGCGATTTGTGCGCTCCGTCACCTCACCAGCAGACACCAAGAAGCAGAGATGGCTCAAAACGCAGTTCGTCTCCATTACGGACTCCCAGTGGTGGTAAAGCTGTTGCACCCACCCTCACATTGGCCTTTGATCAAG GCTACTGTTGGCTTGATCCGCAACctggctctgtgtcctgcaAACCACGCCCCGCTGCGTGAACAAGGTGCTATTCCAAGACTAGTGCAGTTGCTGGTTAGAGCACACCAGGATACCCAGCGACGCACTTCCATGGGCGGGACACAACAGCAGTTCGTG GAGGGTGTGCGTATGGAAGAAATTGTCGAGGGCTGCACTGGAGCCCTGCACATTCTTGCACGTGATGTTCATAATCGAATCGTAATCAGGGGTCTAAATACCATTCCACTATTTGTGCAG TTGTTGTACTCTCCCATCGAGAATATCCAGAGAGTAGCTGCTGGCGTACTTTGTGAACTGGCTCAAGACAAGGAGGCAGCTGAAGCAATTGAAGCTGAAGGTGCAACTGCTCCTTTAACAGAATTGCTTCATTCTAGGAATGAGGGTGTTG CAACCTAcgcagctgcagtgctgttcaGAATGTCTGAGGACAAACCACAGGACTATAAGAAGCGACTTTCGGTTGAATTGACAAGCTCCCTGTTCCGGACCGAGCCAATGGCTTGGAACGAG ACAGCGGATCTCGGACTGGATATCGGTGCCCAGGGAGAGCCTCTTGGATACCGCCCAGATG ctgTATCATCTGAGTGA
- the CTNNB1 gene encoding catenin beta-1 isoform X1 translates to MATQADLMELDMAMEPDRKAAVSHWQQQSYLDSGIHSGATTTAPSLSGKGNPEEEDVDTTQVLYEWEQGFSQSFTQEQVADIDGQYAMTRAQRVRAAMFPETLDEGMQIPSTQFDAAHPTNVQRLAEPSQMLKHAVVNLINYQDDAELATRAIPELTKLLNDEDQVVVNKAAVMVHQLSKKEASRHAIMRSPQMVSAIVRTMQNTNDVETARCTAGTLHNLSHHREGLLAIFKSGGIPALVKMLGSPVDSVLFYAITTLHNLLLHQEGAKMAVRLAGGLQKMVALLNKTNVKFLAITTDCLQILAYGNQESKLIILASGGPQALVNIMRTYTYEKLLWTTSRVLKVLSVCSSNKPAIVEAGGMQALGLHLTDPSQRLVQNCLWTLRNLSDAATKQEGMEGLLGTLVQLLGSDDINVVTCAAGILSNLTCNNYKNKMMVCQVGGIEALVRTVLRAGDREDITEPAICALRHLTSRHQEAEMAQNAVRLHYGLPVVVKLLHPPSHWPLIKATVGLIRNLALCPANHAPLREQGAIPRLVQLLVRAHQDTQRRTSMGGTQQQFVEGVRMEEIVEGCTGALHILARDVHNRIVIRGLNTIPLFVQLLYSPIENIQRVAAGVLCELAQDKEAAEAIEAEGATAPLTELLHSRNEGVATYAAAVLFRMSEDKPQDYKKRLSVELTSSLFRTEPMAWNETADLGLDIGAQGEPLGYRPDDPSYRSFHSGGYGQDALGMDPMMEHEMGGHHPGADYPVDGLPDLGHAQDLMDGLPPGDSNQLAWFDTDL, encoded by the exons ATGGCAACTCAAG CTGACTTGATGGAGCTGGATATGGCAATGGAGccagacagaaaagcagcagtcagTCATTGGCAGCAGCAATCATATCTGGACTCTGGTATCCATTCTGGTGCCACAACAACTGCTCCCTCCTTGAGTGGCAAGGGAAATCCTGAAGAAGAAGATGTGGACACAACACAAGTGCTGTATGAGTGGGAGCAGGGATTCTCTCAGTCCTTCACCCAGGAGCAAGTTGCAG ATATTGATGGCCAGTATGCAATGACTAGAGCTCAGAGGGTGCGTGCAGCTATGTTCCCTGAAACGCTGGATGAAGGAATGCAAATCCCATCCACACAGTTTGATGCAGCTCATCCAACTAATGTGCAACGCCTGGCTGAGCCATCCCAGATGTTAAAACATGCTGTTGTTAATTTGATAAACTACCAAGATGATGCTGAACTTGCAACTCGTGCAATCCCAGAACTGACCAAACTGCTGAATGATGAGGACCAG GTGGTGGTGAACAAGGCTGCAGTTATGGTTCATCAGCTGTCCAAAAAGGAAGCATCTCGCCACGCCATTATGAGATCTCCTCAGATGGTGTCTGCCATCGTACGTACCATGCAAAACACAAACGACGTGGAGACAGCCCGGTGTACTGCAGGGACACTACACAACCTCTCACATCACCGTGAAGGCTTGTTGGCCATCTTCAAATCAGGAGGCATTCCTGCTTTGGTTAAAATGCTGGG GTCCCCAGTGGACTCTGTGCTGTTCTATGCCATAACAACTCTTCACAATCTCCTGTTACATCAGGAAGGAGCCAAGATGGCTGTCCGTCTCGCTGGTGGGCTGCAGAAAATGGTGGCCTTGCTCAACAAGACAAATGTCAAATTCTTGGCCATCACAACAGACTGCCTTCAGATTTTAGCATATGGCAATCAAGAAAGTAAG CTGATTATTCTGGCAAGTGGCGGGCCCCAGGCTTTAGTAAACATAATGAGGACCTATACTTATGAGAAACTATTGTGGACCACAAGTAGGGTGCTGAAGGTGTTGTCAGTCTGCTCCAGCAACAAACCTGCTATTGTTGAGGCTG GTGGGATGCAAGCTTTGGGGCTCCACCTCACAGATCCAAGCCAGCGTCTTGTCCAGAACTGTCTCTGGACTCTGAGAAATCTGTCAGATGCTGCAACAAAGCAG gaggGCATGGAAGGCCTTCTAGGAACTCTAGTTCAGCTTTTAGGATCAGATGATATTAATGTTGTGACTTGTGCTGCTGGCATCCTTTCTAACCTTACCTGCAACAATTACAAGAACAAGATGATGGTATGCCAGGTTGGTGGCATCGAGGCTCTTGTGCGCACAGTTCTCCGGGCTGGAGACAGGGAAGACATCACAGAACCTGCGATTTGTGCGCTCCGTCACCTCACCAGCAGACACCAAGAAGCAGAGATGGCTCAAAACGCAGTTCGTCTCCATTACGGACTCCCAGTGGTGGTAAAGCTGTTGCACCCACCCTCACATTGGCCTTTGATCAAG GCTACTGTTGGCTTGATCCGCAACctggctctgtgtcctgcaAACCACGCCCCGCTGCGTGAACAAGGTGCTATTCCAAGACTAGTGCAGTTGCTGGTTAGAGCACACCAGGATACCCAGCGACGCACTTCCATGGGCGGGACACAACAGCAGTTCGTG GAGGGTGTGCGTATGGAAGAAATTGTCGAGGGCTGCACTGGAGCCCTGCACATTCTTGCACGTGATGTTCATAATCGAATCGTAATCAGGGGTCTAAATACCATTCCACTATTTGTGCAG TTGTTGTACTCTCCCATCGAGAATATCCAGAGAGTAGCTGCTGGCGTACTTTGTGAACTGGCTCAAGACAAGGAGGCAGCTGAAGCAATTGAAGCTGAAGGTGCAACTGCTCCTTTAACAGAATTGCTTCATTCTAGGAATGAGGGTGTTG CAACCTAcgcagctgcagtgctgttcaGAATGTCTGAGGACAAACCACAGGACTATAAGAAGCGACTTTCGGTTGAATTGACAAGCTCCCTGTTCCGGACCGAGCCAATGGCTTGGAACGAG ACAGCGGATCTCGGACTGGATATCGGTGCCCAGGGAGAGCCTCTTGGATACCGCCCAGATG ATCCTAGCTACCGTTCTTTCCACTCTGGCGGATACGGTCAGGATGCCTTGGGTATGGACCCTATGATGGAACATGAAATGGGTGGCCACCACCCTGGTGCTGACTACCCAGTTGATGGTCTGCCAGATCTTGGCCATGCCCAGGACCTTATGGATGGGCTGCCTCCAGGTGACAGTAATCAGTTGGCCTGGTTCGATACTGACCTGTAA